In Ciona intestinalis unplaced genomic scaffold, KH HT000094.2, whole genome shotgun sequence, one DNA window encodes the following:
- the LOC113475061 gene encoding uncharacterized protein LOC113475061 → MQSACPQQIVWDPAVVAPHHFVAHPSHAGGLVHIAQHTGEGSIGATMMQDMNDKALASGYMQMNPAMGRGVTPVFVKANDGSNWFLQHHYPAPQMPMAPHPYPGVQYVTFQPPMSTMGHLNPLQPQHIQVKPGDVLDPHSVGRTVTMSEVNQLLPPIEPRNILIPKRRSGQGNSVGFSRVSNATNCERSLRGSNVGTRRRSQSFESNESSLAGELFYIILSCFCRGFIVTHNASKQIYSNF, encoded by the exons ATGCAGAGCGCTTGCCCCCAGCAAATAGTCTGGGACCCTGCCGTGGTAGCTCCTCACCATTTTGTTGCACATCCTAGCCATGCAGGAGGGCTTGTCCATATCGCCCAGCATACCGGAGAGGGAAGCATCGGTGCTACAATGATGCAAGACATGAACGACAAAGCTTTAGCATCAGGTTACATGCAAATGAACCCGGCAATGGGCAGAGGTGTCACCCCTGTGTTTGTGAAAGCAAATGACGGATCAAACTGGTTTCTCCAGCATCATTATCCAGCGCCCCAAATGCCCATGGCGCCCCATCCTTACCCAGGGGTGCAGTACGTCACATTCCAACCCCCTATGTCGACTATGGGTCACCTGAACCCCCTCCAGCCCCAGCATATACAAGTCAAACCAGGGGACGTGTTGGACCCCCACAGCGTTGGACGAACGGTCACTATGTCAGAGGTGAACCAACTTCTTCCACCGATCGAACCGAGAAATATTCTGATTCCGAAACGACGCAGTGGGCAAGGAAAtt CCGTTGGTTTTTCCCGGGTGAGCAATGCTACCAACTGTGAAAGGTCGTTAAGAGGGAGCAACGTCGGTACGCGGAGACGAAGTCAGTCGTTTGAAAGCAACGAGAGTTCATTAGCCGGtgagttgttttatataattttatccTGTTTTTGCAGAGGATTTATTGTGACACATAACGCTAGTAAACAGATATAttccaatttttaa
- the LOC100186981 gene encoding la-related protein 6 — MQMNPAMGRGLAPVFVKANDGSNWFLQHHYPAPQMPMAPHPYPGVQYVTFQPPMSTMGHLNPLQPQHIQVKPGDVLDPHSVGRTVTMSEVNQLLPPIEPRNILIPKRRSGQGNSVGFSRVSNATNCERSLRGSNVGTRRRSQSFESNESSLAGNGFQIPLKKSSHSAMPVIEATVERMEGVGCRIPDPIQQRSVTDILEYYFSDDCLSRNGYLLKQISQNEEGYVSIKRIAALKRMKSLTRDIRTVVYCARLSEKLELSEDTMMIRRKQPLPSSLEPPRLIRTVIAINLPLPIPTVESVTSLFSIYGDLAQVRVLKPGKTLPPYLRDYTAWVPDLGKEYCGLIEFETQEEAQGACREINMKNRDFNSLRVALLKPGARLRRTLYRKYKGEGDNEPGQLDTETNPLPKVCEGMQNLPMFSSKCYKPDTVGSAIQSLQSRDYDASISGSGSDSDCPPAGQQMLANRPKYSVSDSGYSHSSGDERIRHIDSIKSSYNRNTKRSTRSLTTDCPESDSSDASSDVRRQRRGSPSFSRIPVGIIRYPVGPRDNCTKGFTRGFRKSLA; from the exons ATGCAAATGAACCCGGCAATGGGCAGAGGTCTGGCCCCTGTGTTTGTGAAAGCAAATGACGGATCAAACTGGTTTCTCCAGCATCATTATCCAGCGCCCCAAATGCCCATGGCGCCCCATCCTTACCCAGGGGTGCAGTACGTCACATTCCAACCCCCTATGTCGACTATGGGTCACCTGAACCCCCTCCAGCCGCAGCATATACAAGTCAAACCAGGGGACGTGTTGGACCCCCACAGCGTTGGACGAACGGTCACTATGTCAGAGGTGAACCAACTTCTTCCACCGATCGAACCGAGAAATATTCTGATTCCGAAACGACGCAGTGGGCAAGGAAAtt CCGTTGGTTTTTCCCGGGTGAGCAATGCTACCAACTGTGAAAGGTCGTTAAGAGGGAGCAACGTCGGTACGCGGAGACGAAGTCAGTCGTTTGAAAGCAACGAGAGTTCATTAGCAG GTAATGGGTTCCAAATCCCGTTGAAAAAATCCAGCCATTCAGCAATGCCAGTTATTGAGGCGACAGTTGAACGCATGGAAGGCGTTGGATGCAGAATTCCTGACCCGATACAACAACGTAGTGTGACTGATATATTGGAATATTATTTCTCCGACGATTGCTTGTCCAGAAATGGTTATTTATTGAAACAG ATTTCACAAAACGAAGAAGGATACGTAAGCATCAAAAGAATTGCCGCCCTCAAACGGATGAAATCTTTAACACGAGATATCCGCACGGTGGTGTATTGTGCTCGCTTGTCAGAAAAGCTGGAGTTGAGCGAAGACACCATGATG atCCGTCGTAAGCAACCCTTACCAAGTAGCTTGGAACCGCCCCGCCTTATAAGAACAGTGATCGCTATTAACTTACCACTCCCAATACCTACTGTAGAGTCTGTAACCTCACTGTTTTCTATATATGGCGATCTTGCCCAGGTTCGGGTCTTGAAACCGGGAAAGACGTTGCCACCGTATTTGAGGGACTACACCGCG TGGGTGCCTGACCTCGGCAAAGAATATTGTGGTCTTATTGAATTCGAAACGCAAGAAGAAGCGCAAGGTGCTTGTAGAGAGATAAATATGAAGAATCGAGATTTCAACAGCTTACGTGTAGCACTACTGAAGCCAGGGGCAAGGCTTCGTCGAACTttgtatagaaaatataagGGAGAAG GCGACAACGAACCTGGACAGCTTGATACTGAGACCAACCCCCTCCCAAAAGTTTGCGAGGGCATGCAGAACCTACCCATGTTCTCAAGCAAATGCTACAAACCCGACACTGTGGGATCTGCTATACAATCACTTCAAAGTCGAGATTACGACGCTAGTATATCGGGCTCAGGCTCTGATTCAGATTGCCCACCGGCCGGCCAGCAAATGTTGGCGAATCGTCCAAAGTATTCGGTTTCAGATAGCGGGTACAGTCATTCCAGCGGAGACGAGAGGATTCGCCATATTGATAGCATTAAATCAAGCTATAATCGCAATACGAAAcgtagcaccagatctttGACCACAGATTGCCCGGAGTCTGATAGTAGTGACGCCTCCAGTGATGTAAGAAGGCAAAGAAGGGGCTCGCCTTCGTTCAGCCGAATTCCAGTCGGAATCATCCGATACCCAGTCGGCCCCAGAGACAATTGTACCAAAGGTTTCACTCGTGGATTTAGAAAATCTTTAGCGTGA
- the LOC113475062 gene encoding zinc finger CCHC domain-containing protein 10-like isoform X2, translating to MSSRWMGVLQQRQASLSKSDTTCQKCLQKGHWTYECKNPRAYVHRTSRTQELNKALKRKAANQENTIKRRKRSSSDQGHQDPQIPIPAQGHPVMEGMTLLLLRDRNSCCLQTLLYKQEDGFIL from the exons ATGTCCTCCCGGTGGATGGGCGTTTTGCAGCAAAGGCAAGCAAGTTTGTCAAAG AGTGATACTACATGTCagaaatgtttacaaaaaggCCACTGGACTTATGAATGCAAGAATCCACGTGCTTATGTGCATAGAACATCTCGCACACAAGAATTGAATAAAGctttaaaaagaaaagcaGCAAACCAA GAGAACACAATAAAAAGGAGGAAAAGATCATCTTCT GATCAGGGTCATCAGGATCCTCAGATTCCGATTCCAGCTCAGGGTCATCCAGTGATGGAGGGGATgactcttcttcttcttcggGATCGTAATTCTTGTTGTTTGCAAACACTTTTATATAAGCAAGAAGATGgattcattttataa
- the LOC113475062 gene encoding zinc finger CCHC domain-containing protein 10-like isoform X1: protein MSSRWMGVLQQRQASLSKSDTTCQKCLQKGHWTYECKNPRAYVHRTSRTQELNKALKRKAANQENTIKRRKRSSSVSSDSSSDSSSSSSSSSSSSSGSGSSGSSDSDSSSGSSSDGGDDSSSSSGS, encoded by the exons ATGTCCTCCCGGTGGATGGGCGTTTTGCAGCAAAGGCAAGCAAGTTTGTCAAAG AGTGATACTACATGTCagaaatgtttacaaaaaggCCACTGGACTTATGAATGCAAGAATCCACGTGCTTATGTGCATAGAACATCTCGCACACAAGAATTGAATAAAGctttaaaaagaaaagcaGCAAACCAA GAGAACACAATAAAAAGGAGGAAAAGATCATCTTCTGTAAGTAGCGACTCTTCTTCTGACAGCAGTTCCTCCTCATCAAGttcctcttcttcttcatCAGGATCAGGGTCATCAGGATCCTCAGATTCCGATTCCAGCTCAGGGTCATCCAGTGATGGAGGGGATgactcttcttcttcttcggGATCGTAA